The sequence TCAGATAAACAGGGGAGTTCTTCGAAGTTTTTTGGGCTATTTATCAGGAGAATTGAATCAGCAACCCCGATCAGTTGCCAGGAAGCTTGCCGCTCTCAAATCATTTTTCAAATATATGCATCGTGAAGGTGTTGTGACATTGAACATTGCAGCTTATGTGCACACACCCAAACTTCCAGGAGTTATTCCAAGCTATTTGTCAGAGAATCAAATTGTAGCTGTATTAGACAGGTTGGGCGCATCAGATAGTTGGATGGGAAAACGGGATCTCGCCATTGTTGAATTGTTTTACTCAACAGGAATGCGTATATCCGAATTGGCCGGTCTCAAAGCAGGTGACTTGAATATTCAGAAAAGCACGGTAACAGTACTGGGGAAAGGCTCAAAGCAACGAGTGATCCCTGTGGGACAATATGCATGGGAGGCTATTGGAAACTATCAATATGCTACCAGGCACAAATTTGGAGCGAGAGGGAAGGACGAGGCTCTGTTTTTAGGAAAAAATGGAACCCCCCTGGGCAACGATGGAATACGCCTACGGGTAAAAAAAGCCATTCAAGCTATCGCAGAGTTAAAAAAGATGAGCCCCCACGTCCTGCGTCATACTTTTGCAACACATCTCTTAAATGCAGGCGCAGACCTAATGGCTCTAAAAGATTTATTGGGACATGCGAACTTGTCAACGACTCAGGTGTATACCCATGTGCAAGTTGACAAAATGAAGAAAGCTTTCAAAATGGCCCATCCAAGGGCCGTGAAAAAATAGTATGTTAACAACACACCATAAAGCAGGAGGAGCCAATGAAGGTAAACATCGTCGCCCGACATTTTGACATTTCTGAGAAAACACGGGACTATATTCAAGCTGAGATAGACCATCGACTGGAACCCGTCTATGATCGAACTGTCAATTGCAAGATGATCGTTGAGAAGGTTAAAAATGATTATATTGCTGAGGTGATTTTGAATGTACCAGGTGAAACCTTAACGGCCAAACAAACTTCAGATGATTTAAGCAAATCTGTGGATTTAGTCGTAAAAAAGATGAGAAAACAACTAACGAAGCACAAAAATAAATGGAAACGTCCCGTCGATCCGCATAAACAGTTTGTAGAATCTATTGATGAAGAGTAAATGAGACTAGAAAGTAATTATTAAAATGAGACCTGAGGAAAAAAGACAAGAAATAATTGTCGGTGTTGTCGTTCTGATAATCCTGGCTGCTACAGTCATGGGAATTATGTGGGGGAATAAAGCGGACATCTTTTCCTCAAGGAGTTATTATACGGTACGGGTCGCTCGAGCCAGTGGACTGGAAGAGGGCGACCCGGTTACCGTATCTGGTGTGCCAAAGGGTGTTGTTGATGACTTTATTGTCAACGAGGACTCTGTAGATATCATTATTGGAGTTGATAAAGATATTACCTTATACAGTGATGCATATGCCATTATTTCGAATCAGGAATTGTTGGGTTCCAAAAAGGTAGAAGTTAGCCCTGGAAAATCTGGCAGGCACCTTGGCGAACATGGCGTATTCAGGGGCACTTTTGCAGGAGGTCTCGAAGATATCTTTGAAACCACTGGCGCGA comes from Candidatus Neomarinimicrobiota bacterium and encodes:
- the raiA gene encoding ribosome-associated translation inhibitor RaiA; this encodes MKVNIVARHFDISEKTRDYIQAEIDHRLEPVYDRTVNCKMIVEKVKNDYIAEVILNVPGETLTAKQTSDDLSKSVDLVVKKMRKQLTKHKNKWKRPVDPHKQFVESIDEE
- a CDS encoding tyrosine-type recombinase/integrase — encoded protein: MSSVLTGQIDHFLAWLEVEKRYSPETLRGYQIDLSQFCQFLSDYDVECLNRPNQINRGVLRSFLGYLSGELNQQPRSVARKLAALKSFFKYMHREGVVTLNIAAYVHTPKLPGVIPSYLSENQIVAVLDRLGASDSWMGKRDLAIVELFYSTGMRISELAGLKAGDLNIQKSTVTVLGKGSKQRVIPVGQYAWEAIGNYQYATRHKFGARGKDEALFLGKNGTPLGNDGIRLRVKKAIQAIAELKKMSPHVLRHTFATHLLNAGADLMALKDLLGHANLSTTQVYTHVQVDKMKKAFKMAHPRAVKK